The Cataglyphis hispanica isolate Lineage 1 chromosome 5, ULB_Chis1_1.0, whole genome shotgun sequence genome has a segment encoding these proteins:
- the LOC126850050 gene encoding eukaryotic translation initiation factor 6 produces the protein MAVRVQFENNNEIGVFSKLTNSYCLVAIGGSENFYSVFEAELAETIPVIHVSVAGCRIIGRLCVGNKNGLLVPNTTTDTELQHIRNSLPDNVKVQRVEERLSALGNVIACNDYVALVHPDLDKETEEILADTLNVEVFRQTVASNVLVGSYSILSNQGGLVHPNMSIQEQDELSSLLQVPLATGTVNRGSNVIAAGMVVNDWAAFCGMDTTSTEIARIESVFKLNEANPTPITTSMRAPFIESMSDL, from the exons ATGGCAGTGCGTGTACAATTCGAAAACAACAACGAGATTGGCGTCTTCTCAAAATTGACAAACTCTTATTGCTTGGTAGCGATCGGCGGTTCCGAAAACTTTTACAG TGTATTTGAAGCTGAATTAGCAGAGACAATTCCTGTTATTCATGTGTCAGTGGCAGGATGTCGTATTATAGGTCGACTCTGCGTTg gaaataaaaatggattatTAGTGCCAAATACAACTACAGATACAGAATTGCAACACATTCGAAATTCATTACCAGATAATGTGAAAGTACAAAGAGTAGAAGAGAGGCTGTCTGCTCTTGGCAATGTTATAGCATGCAACGATTACGTCGCTCTAGTTCATCCAGATCTGGATAAG GAAACTGAAGAAATTTTAGCTGATACTTTGAATGTGGAAGTATTTAGGCAAACTGTTGCAAGTAATGTTCTTGTTGGATCATATTCCATTTTGTCCAATCAAGGTGGTTTGGTGCATCCAAATATGTCTATACAGGAACAAGATGAATTATCTTCTCTTCTACAAGTACCACTCGCG actGGAACAGTGAATAGAGGCAGTAATGTGATTGCAGCCGGTATGGTTGTAAATGATTGGGCTGCTTTCTGTGGCATGGATACCACTTCAACAGAAATCGCTCGTATCGAGAGTGTTTTTAAACTTAATGAAGCTAATCCAACTCCTATTACAACAAGTATGCGTGCACCTTTTATAGAAAG tatgtcagatttgtaa
- the LOC126850073 gene encoding uncharacterized protein LOC126850073 isoform X3, translating into MIKRINVLYERIAMFYPVLFPSCDLVPTTKSAGILSSMWQLDHGDFYSLIEPRAQMMCTTEYNSTADKNEGRNESFVNYDRTPSM; encoded by the exons atgataaaacg gATTAACGTGTTATATGAAAGAATTGCGATGTTTTATCCCGTACTTTTCCCGTCTTGTGACCTTGTCCCAACTACTAAATCTGCTGGAATCTTGTCGTCGATGTGGCAGTTGGATCATGGAGATTTTTATTCGTTGATTGAACCCAGAGCACAGATGATGTGTACGACTGAATATAATTCAACGGCGGATAAAAATGAG GGACGCAATGAGAGCTTCGTTAACTACGATAGGACGCCATCCATGTGA